The Limimonas halophila genome includes a region encoding these proteins:
- a CDS encoding ABC-ATPase domain-containing protein gives MRAATRQSLQQTLRRIDGKGYKAYKDIVGSYTFDGFELLVDHVQGDPFGSPSRLRVRVAAETAAFPETTRSSASRAVALRDYLARAFASRAKQLAKPRGSGSSGLIAMDMPGQEILERSAVVLLDDGGVEARFVAGMPAQGRSIAGREAEQMLCQDVPKLVRETLRYAALDATALQRHVEVAEDADALRAQLGENDLVAFVADGAILPRRSGVDDRPMTDGPIPFESPDSLRVTLERPNGGSIGGLGIRRGVTLIVGGGYHGKSTLLQAVERGVYTHVPDDGREFVVADPMAVKVRAEDGRSVTDADISPFINDLPGGARTDAFSSPNASGSTSQAANIVEALEAGATGLFMDEDTSATNFMIRDRRMQALIAKDQEPITPFIDKVRQLYDDLGVSTTLVLGGSGDYLDKADTVLAMQAFRPEDVTERAREIVDQHRTERSEEGGEAFGRPRTRTLRGTGITGKGDKPPKVKVPHAHAISIGLDDIDLTAVEQLVDESQTRAVAEALMTLTSDNQFRGRPIPEVLDRIEQRLAERGLDGIGKARGDLARFRRTELAAALNRLRNLKTG, from the coding sequence ATGCGCGCCGCGACGCGCCAGAGCTTGCAGCAGACCCTGCGCCGCATCGATGGCAAGGGCTACAAGGCCTACAAGGACATCGTTGGCAGCTACACCTTCGACGGCTTCGAGCTGCTGGTCGACCACGTCCAGGGCGATCCCTTCGGCAGCCCCTCGCGCCTGCGCGTGCGCGTGGCCGCCGAGACGGCCGCCTTCCCCGAGACGACGCGGAGCAGCGCCAGCCGTGCCGTGGCCCTGCGCGACTACCTGGCCCGCGCCTTCGCTTCCCGCGCGAAGCAGCTCGCCAAGCCGCGCGGCTCCGGCTCCTCCGGGCTCATCGCCATGGACATGCCGGGCCAGGAGATCCTGGAGCGCAGCGCCGTCGTGCTGCTGGACGACGGCGGCGTGGAGGCGCGCTTCGTCGCCGGGATGCCGGCGCAGGGCCGCTCCATCGCCGGGCGCGAGGCGGAGCAGATGCTGTGCCAGGACGTGCCCAAGCTGGTGCGGGAGACGCTGCGGTATGCCGCGCTCGATGCGACCGCGCTCCAGCGCCACGTCGAGGTCGCGGAGGACGCCGACGCCCTGCGCGCCCAGCTCGGGGAGAACGATCTGGTGGCCTTCGTCGCCGACGGAGCCATCCTGCCGCGCCGCTCGGGCGTGGACGACCGCCCCATGACCGACGGCCCCATCCCCTTCGAGAGCCCGGACAGCCTGCGCGTCACCCTGGAGCGGCCCAACGGCGGCTCGATCGGCGGCCTGGGCATCCGGCGCGGCGTGACGCTGATCGTGGGCGGCGGCTACCACGGCAAGTCCACGCTGCTGCAGGCGGTCGAACGCGGCGTCTACACCCACGTGCCGGACGACGGGCGCGAGTTCGTCGTCGCCGATCCCATGGCGGTGAAGGTGCGCGCGGAGGACGGCCGCAGCGTCACCGACGCCGACATCTCGCCCTTCATCAACGACCTGCCGGGCGGCGCGCGCACGGACGCCTTCTCCTCGCCCAACGCCTCCGGCTCCACCTCGCAGGCGGCCAACATCGTGGAGGCGCTGGAAGCCGGCGCCACGGGCCTCTTCATGGACGAGGACACCTCGGCCACGAACTTCATGATCCGCGACCGGCGCATGCAGGCCCTGATCGCCAAGGACCAGGAGCCCATCACGCCCTTCATCGACAAGGTGCGCCAGCTCTACGACGACCTGGGCGTGTCCACGACGCTCGTGCTCGGCGGCTCCGGCGACTACCTGGACAAGGCCGACACCGTGCTCGCCATGCAGGCCTTCCGGCCCGAGGACGTCACCGAGCGCGCGCGCGAGATCGTGGATCAGCACCGCACCGAACGCAGCGAGGAAGGCGGCGAGGCCTTCGGCCGCCCGCGCACCCGCACCCTGCGCGGCACCGGCATCACCGGGAAGGGCGACAAGCCGCCCAAGGTGAAGGTGCCGCACGCCCACGCCATCTCCATCGGCCTGGACGACATCGACCTCACGGCCGTCGAACAGCTCGTGGACGAAAGCCAGACGCGCGCCGTGGCCGAGGCCCTGATGACGCTCACCAGCGACAACCAGTTCCGCGGCCGCCCCATCCCGGAGGTGCTGGACCGCATCGAGCAGCGCCTCGCCGAGCGCGGCCTGGACGGCATCGGCAAAGCCCGCGGCGACCTTGCCCGCTTCCGCCGCACCGAGCTGGCCGCGGCGTTGAACCGCCTGAGGAATTTGAAAACTGGATAG
- a CDS encoding RsmB/NOP family class I SAM-dependent RNA methyltransferase has translation MAGTHGAALDRYAPLIRDWDAFVRATTEPRPTCVVANGNRIGADGLAALLDADACPIEPVHWTQGALRVPPPARPGGWWPAQAGLYQIQEEASLLPVHLLAPEPGERVLDLCSAPGGKAAQIAMALGNTGTVLANDKDSRRLAAVRDKMKRLGLVNLTACVHDAGDFPLAAGMFDRVLVDAPCSAEGTNARSGAGYERSERTFRHWVGGQQRALLRRAVKLTRPGGRIVYSTCSFAPEENEAVVESVLRDLPGEVYPVQVNVGSLPADPGVAVWGDHAFDQEVVENAVRLWPHRSGTGGFFAIALERPANATVYAPDPAEVEPAAPGEPADRTAILDPLVHRFGLDPADLSGLKLWEAGDHVHATAEDHRPPGRPRPTASGVPFTRRGARWPKPTTAAALMLGDAASRNVVALDRAQVDAYQARQAVQPRPEQLAACDGRGHVLLHFQGVSLGVGFLHPGDGDTPATIESQFPRAWMR, from the coding sequence ATGGCCGGCACCCACGGCGCGGCGCTGGACCGCTACGCCCCGCTGATCCGCGACTGGGACGCCTTCGTGCGCGCCACCACCGAGCCGCGGCCCACCTGCGTCGTCGCCAACGGCAACCGCATCGGCGCCGACGGCCTCGCCGCGCTGTTGGACGCGGACGCCTGCCCCATCGAGCCCGTGCACTGGACCCAGGGGGCGCTGCGCGTGCCGCCGCCCGCGCGCCCCGGCGGCTGGTGGCCGGCGCAGGCGGGGCTGTACCAGATCCAGGAGGAAGCCTCGCTGCTGCCCGTGCACTTGCTGGCGCCGGAGCCGGGCGAGCGGGTGCTCGATCTGTGCTCGGCGCCGGGCGGCAAGGCGGCCCAGATCGCCATGGCGCTGGGCAACACCGGCACCGTGCTGGCGAACGACAAGGATTCCCGCCGCCTCGCCGCCGTGCGCGACAAGATGAAGCGTCTGGGGCTGGTGAACCTCACGGCCTGCGTCCACGACGCCGGGGACTTCCCGCTGGCCGCGGGCATGTTCGACCGCGTGCTGGTGGACGCGCCCTGCTCCGCCGAGGGCACGAACGCGCGCTCGGGCGCGGGCTACGAGCGCTCGGAGCGGACCTTCCGGCACTGGGTGGGCGGCCAGCAGCGCGCGCTCCTGCGCCGTGCGGTGAAGCTCACCCGGCCCGGCGGGCGCATCGTCTATTCCACGTGCAGCTTCGCGCCCGAGGAAAACGAGGCCGTTGTCGAGTCGGTCCTCCGCGACCTGCCGGGCGAGGTCTATCCCGTCCAGGTGAACGTGGGCTCGCTGCCCGCCGATCCGGGCGTGGCGGTCTGGGGCGACCACGCCTTCGACCAGGAGGTGGTGGAGAACGCCGTGCGCCTGTGGCCCCACCGCAGCGGCACGGGCGGCTTCTTCGCCATCGCCCTGGAGCGCCCGGCCAACGCGACGGTTTACGCGCCCGATCCGGCCGAGGTCGAACCGGCGGCGCCGGGCGAGCCGGCCGACCGCACCGCCATCCTCGACCCGCTCGTCCACCGCTTCGGCCTCGACCCGGCGGACCTCTCGGGGTTGAAGCTGTGGGAAGCCGGGGACCACGTTCACGCCACGGCCGAGGACCACCGCCCGCCGGGGCGGCCCCGCCCCACGGCCAGCGGCGTGCCCTTCACCCGCCGCGGCGCGCGCTGGCCCAAGCCCACGACGGCCGCCGCGCTCATGCTCGGTGACGCCGCGAGCCGCAACGTGGTCGCGCTGGACCGCGCGCAGGTGGACGCCTACCAGGCGCGCCAGGCGGTGCAGCCACGGCCCGAACAGCTCGCGGCGTGCGACGGGCGCGGCCACGTGCTGCTGCACTTCCAGGGCGTCAGCCTGGGCGTGGGCTTCCTGCACCCCGGCGACGGCGACACCCCGGCCACGATCGAAAGCCAGTTCCCGCGCGCCTGGATGCGCTGA
- a CDS encoding response regulator — translation MRVLLVEDDRDFAESVALNLAEAGYALLGPATSGVDAFRVLEHQRPDVALVDVYLEGQLDGLFVGTQLAERGVPVVYLSGRFERVLREGREHAAAMLAKPVDAHDLVATLQRVLATA, via the coding sequence GTGCGTGTGCTTCTGGTCGAAGACGACCGCGATTTCGCCGAGTCCGTGGCCCTGAACCTGGCCGAAGCGGGGTATGCGCTGCTGGGCCCGGCCACGAGCGGCGTGGACGCCTTCCGCGTGCTGGAGCACCAACGCCCGGACGTGGCGCTGGTGGACGTCTACCTGGAAGGCCAGCTCGACGGGCTCTTCGTGGGCACGCAGCTCGCCGAGCGCGGCGTGCCCGTGGTCTACCTCTCCGGCCGCTTCGAGCGGGTTCTGCGCGAGGGGCGCGAGCACGCCGCCGCCATGCTCGCCAAGCCGGTCGACGCCCACGACCTCGTGGCAACACTCCAACGCGTCCTCGCCACAGCTTAA
- a CDS encoding ABC transporter permease has translation MQTIIDHLPQLLDGAWLTIQITALSVIIGLCLAVPLAMLRLSTWRAVRWPVHAFIFFFRGTPLLVQLFLIYYGSGQFNDALESVGLWQFFRQAYFCGVLTLTLNTAAYTAEILRGALQTVPHGEVEAARACGMRGLLLYRRIMFPKAFRIAWPAYTNEVIFLLQATSLVSIITLMDITGVAQAAASRTFAFYEMYLTAAAMYLVLVYALLFVFKRIEYRLTGHLRPARVSPEPTAPEPVAPEPVPATQGASEHGRTP, from the coding sequence GTGCAGACGATCATCGACCACCTGCCCCAACTGCTGGACGGCGCGTGGCTGACCATCCAGATCACCGCGCTTTCGGTGATCATCGGACTCTGCCTCGCCGTGCCGCTGGCGATGCTGCGGTTGTCCACCTGGCGCGCGGTCCGCTGGCCGGTGCACGCCTTCATCTTCTTCTTCCGCGGCACGCCGCTGCTGGTGCAACTCTTCCTGATCTACTACGGCAGCGGGCAGTTCAACGACGCGCTGGAGTCCGTCGGCCTGTGGCAGTTCTTCCGCCAAGCCTACTTCTGCGGTGTGCTGACGCTGACGCTGAACACCGCGGCCTACACGGCGGAAATCCTGCGCGGCGCGCTGCAGACCGTGCCCCACGGCGAGGTGGAAGCGGCGCGCGCCTGCGGCATGCGCGGGCTGCTGCTCTACCGCCGCATCATGTTCCCCAAGGCGTTCCGCATCGCCTGGCCGGCCTACACGAACGAGGTGATCTTCCTGCTGCAGGCGACCTCGCTGGTGTCGATCATCACGCTCATGGACATCACGGGCGTGGCGCAGGCGGCGGCCTCGCGCACCTTCGCCTTCTACGAGATGTACCTGACGGCGGCGGCGATGTACCTCGTGCTGGTCTACGCCCTGCTGTTCGTCTTCAAGCGCATCGAATACCGCCTCACCGGCCACCTGCGGCCCGCGCGGGTGTCGCCCGAACCCACGGCGCCGGAACCGGTGGCGCCCGAACCCGTGCCCGCGACGCAGGGAGCGAGCGAGCATGGCCGCACCCCGTGA
- a CDS encoding ABC transporter permease — MIDLHGYAGLLLDGFKLTVLVGLASMALAIVLGLVGATAKLAQSATIRWLAGTYTTVVRGVPELVMILLVYYGVPTLVQDIAAGFGFDITVDFNSFVAGVATIGFIYGAFTTEVFRGAYLAVPRGQIEAAYACGMSRRQTAWRVTLPQMWRYALPGLGNVWMVLLKATALISVIELHELMRASQVAAQATREPFTFYFIAALMYLALTIVSMQVQQRLEARANRGMQGV, encoded by the coding sequence GTGATCGACCTGCACGGCTACGCCGGGCTGCTGCTGGACGGCTTCAAGCTCACGGTGCTCGTGGGCCTCGCGTCGATGGCGCTCGCCATCGTCCTCGGCCTCGTCGGCGCCACGGCCAAGCTGGCGCAATCGGCCACGATCCGCTGGCTGGCGGGCACCTACACAACGGTGGTGCGCGGCGTGCCCGAGCTGGTGATGATCCTGCTCGTCTACTACGGCGTGCCCACGCTGGTTCAGGACATCGCCGCCGGCTTCGGTTTCGACATCACGGTGGATTTCAACTCCTTCGTCGCCGGCGTGGCGACGATCGGCTTCATCTACGGTGCCTTCACCACCGAGGTGTTCCGCGGCGCCTACCTCGCCGTTCCCCGGGGTCAGATCGAGGCGGCCTACGCCTGCGGCATGTCGCGCCGGCAGACGGCCTGGCGCGTGACCCTGCCGCAGATGTGGCGCTACGCCCTGCCGGGGCTGGGCAACGTCTGGATGGTGCTGCTCAAGGCCACGGCGCTGATCTCGGTGATCGAGCTGCACGAACTGATGCGCGCCTCGCAGGTCGCCGCGCAGGCCACGCGCGAGCCCTTCACCTTCTACTTCATCGCCGCGCTGATGTACCTGGCGCTGACGATCGTCTCCATGCAGGTCCAGCAGCGCCTGGAAGCGCGCGCCAACCGCGGCATGCAGGGGGTCTAG
- a CDS encoding transporter substrate-binding domain-containing protein: MFVRVFAAVVGVSSLVTAVTAPAAAYENCPDTLTLGIEAQYPPFQHVDKNGNLKGFDVDIANALCNEMRANCSWKQQDWAGIIPGLKAKKYDAAVASMAATKERDEEVDFTNKYYTVTGRFVGPKDVEIEISKESLAGMTVGVQRATTQVRLARNRFGEAIDLKTYDTQKAVNLDLMSGRIDLMIADTLMIEQSFLNTERGRAFEFKGPKFDDPRYYGDGVAIAVREGADPLRRCFNKAIKGIRKDGTYDRISTKHFGRNIYDG, from the coding sequence ATGTTCGTGCGCGTGTTCGCGGCTGTCGTGGGTGTGAGCAGCTTGGTTACCGCGGTCACGGCCCCGGCGGCAGCTTACGAAAACTGTCCCGACACGCTGACCCTCGGGATCGAGGCGCAGTACCCGCCGTTTCAACACGTCGACAAGAACGGCAACCTAAAGGGATTCGATGTCGACATCGCGAACGCCCTTTGCAACGAAATGAGAGCTAACTGTTCCTGGAAACAACAGGACTGGGCTGGCATTATTCCGGGCCTAAAAGCCAAAAAATACGATGCAGCCGTCGCATCGATGGCAGCAACGAAAGAACGGGACGAAGAAGTCGATTTCACGAACAAGTACTACACGGTCACAGGGCGCTTCGTCGGCCCAAAGGATGTGGAGATCGAGATTTCCAAGGAATCCCTCGCCGGTATGACGGTCGGTGTCCAACGGGCGACCACGCAGGTCCGTCTGGCCCGCAACCGGTTCGGCGAGGCGATCGACCTCAAGACCTACGATACCCAGAAAGCCGTCAACCTGGACCTGATGAGCGGCCGCATCGACCTCATGATCGCGGACACGCTTATGATCGAGCAGAGCTTTCTGAACACCGAGCGCGGCCGAGCCTTTGAGTTCAAGGGCCCGAAATTCGACGACCCACGCTATTACGGCGACGGGGTGGCCATCGCCGTGCGCGAGGGCGCGGATCCGTTGCGTCGCTGCTTCAACAAGGCCATCAAGGGGATTCGGAAAGACGGAACCTACGACCGCATCAGCACAAAGCACTTTGGCCGCAACATCTACGACGGGTAA
- a CDS encoding lysine/arginine/ornithine ABC transporter substrate-binding protein: MRRTIPSLLAAVAVAFGAPAALAGNYEGCPAEITIGTEGAYPPFNYIGDDGELKGFDVDIAKALCEEMGADCTFETQSWSGIIPGLNAKKYDAIIASMSITEKRDEKVDFTNRYYKTPARFIAAKDMDVEISESGLEGKTVGVQRATVSADFVKDKFGDVANIQTYDTQEEATLDLVSGRVDLVVADAVKLKEGFLASDQGQAFEFKGPGFSDPKWFGEGIGIAVREGEDTLRECFNKAIAGIREDGTYDKISQDNFGMNIYGG; the protein is encoded by the coding sequence ATGCGCAGAACCATCCCGTCGCTGCTGGCCGCGGTCGCCGTCGCGTTCGGCGCGCCCGCGGCGCTTGCCGGAAATTACGAGGGCTGCCCGGCCGAGATCACGATCGGCACCGAGGGCGCCTACCCCCCGTTCAACTACATCGGTGACGACGGCGAGCTGAAGGGCTTCGACGTCGACATCGCCAAGGCCCTGTGCGAGGAGATGGGCGCCGACTGCACCTTCGAGACGCAGTCCTGGTCGGGCATCATCCCGGGCCTGAACGCGAAGAAGTACGACGCCATCATCGCGTCGATGTCGATCACCGAGAAGCGCGACGAGAAGGTCGACTTCACCAACCGCTACTACAAGACGCCGGCCCGCTTCATCGCCGCCAAGGACATGGACGTCGAGATTTCCGAGTCGGGCCTCGAGGGCAAGACCGTCGGCGTTCAGCGCGCCACCGTCTCCGCCGACTTCGTGAAGGACAAGTTCGGCGACGTGGCGAACATCCAGACCTACGACACCCAGGAGGAGGCCACGCTCGACCTCGTCAGCGGGCGCGTCGACCTCGTGGTCGCGGACGCGGTCAAGCTGAAGGAAGGCTTTCTGGCGAGCGATCAGGGCCAGGCCTTCGAGTTCAAGGGCCCCGGCTTCTCCGATCCCAAGTGGTTCGGCGAGGGCATCGGCATCGCCGTCCGCGAGGGCGAGGACACCCTGCGCGAGTGCTTCAACAAGGCCATCGCGGGGATCCGCGAGGACGGCACCTACGACAAGATCTCCCAGGACAACTTCGGGATGAATATCTACGGCGGGTGA
- a CDS encoding ATP-binding cassette domain-containing protein has translation MANGHALDVHEVHKRFGNAEVLKGVSMQARQGDVIALIGSSGSGKSTFLRCVNLLEVPDSGRILVGGEEIHLTTGKRGATVPADWHQVARIRTRLGMVFQNFNLWTHMTVLENVIEAPVHVQKRDKQEAIQRAHELLQKVGIGDKAEQFPAQLSGGQQQRAAIARALAMEPSVLLFDEPTSALDPELVGEVLRVIRQLAEEGRTMVIVTHEMKFARDVADQVIFLHQGRIEEQGTPDQVLVEPTSARTRQFVLGEA, from the coding sequence GTGGCCAACGGACACGCGCTCGACGTGCACGAGGTTCACAAGCGCTTCGGCAACGCCGAGGTGCTCAAGGGGGTCTCGATGCAGGCCCGCCAGGGGGACGTGATCGCCCTCATCGGCTCGTCCGGATCGGGCAAGAGCACCTTCCTGCGCTGCGTCAACCTGCTGGAAGTGCCCGATTCCGGCCGGATCCTCGTGGGCGGCGAGGAAATCCACCTGACGACGGGCAAGCGCGGCGCCACCGTGCCCGCGGACTGGCACCAGGTCGCCCGCATCCGCACGCGCCTGGGCATGGTGTTCCAGAACTTCAATCTGTGGACGCACATGACGGTGCTGGAAAACGTCATCGAGGCGCCCGTCCACGTGCAGAAGCGCGACAAGCAGGAAGCGATCCAGCGCGCGCACGAGCTGCTGCAGAAGGTGGGGATCGGCGACAAGGCCGAGCAATTCCCGGCGCAGCTCTCGGGCGGGCAGCAGCAGCGCGCGGCGATCGCGCGCGCGCTCGCCATGGAGCCGTCGGTGCTGCTGTTCGACGAGCCCACCTCCGCGCTCGACCCCGAGCTGGTGGGCGAGGTGCTGCGCGTGATCCGCCAGCTCGCGGAGGAGGGGCGGACGATGGTGATCGTCACCCACGAGATGAAGTTCGCCCGCGACGTGGCGGATCAGGTCATCTTCCTGCACCAGGGCCGCATCGAGGAGCAGGGAACGCCGGACCAGGTGCTGGTCGAGCCCACCTCGGCCCGCACGCGCCAGTTCGTCCTCGGCGAGGCGTAG